ATTATTACTGTGAACGATGAATACGGCGTTCTGATAACACGCTCAGGATATTCTATAGGAGTAGCTTTTCCGCCAAGCTGGGATGAAGGCTATATTCTTAGCCTTGCACACGGTAATTCAACGGTACTAAGAGAGGGTATGACATTCCATATCATCCCGTGGGTATGGGGAGTTGACGGCAATAAAACCTGCGGTATCTCAGATACGATAAGAGTGACGGCAAACGGTTGTGAATCCTTTTTTAATCTTGAGGAAGATTTTATAATAAAGGAAGAAGAAGGTAAAAAGAGAATAGAAGGTGCTGACCAGAGGATCGAAATTGCATCAGCTGTGGAAGAAGATAAAAAATTGAAGAAAACTGCTGAAAAAGCTGCAGCCGGCAAAAGCACAAAAGCAAAAAGTAAATAGATTTAATCAGGAGGTATTTATGGCGAAGACAAAACTGGTTGCAACTAATCCGGCCACTGAAGAGGTAGTTTATGAAAAGCCTCTGGATTCTCAGGAAGATATCGAAGCTAAACTGGAGCTGTCAGAAAAAACGTATTATGATTTCTGGAAAAAAACCAGTTTTGAAGAAAGAGCGGGGTATCTGAGAAAAGTTGCAAAAGTTATGAGGGATAATCTTGATGACTACGCCATGCCTATGGTGGAAGAAATGGGCAAACCTATAAAAGAGGCGAGAGGTGAGGTACAGAAAGCAGCGTGGTGTGCGGAGCACTATGCAGATCATGCAGAAGAATATTTAAAGAAAGAGTATATTGAATCCGACGCCACCAAGAGTTATGTGCAGTATCTTCCTTTGGGGCCCGTGCTGGGAGTTTTGCCCTGGAATGCACCTTTCTGGCTGGCGGCAAGGTTTTATGCGCCGGCGCTTATGGCCGGAAATACCTGCCTGATGAAACATGACTCCCATGTTCCAAAATGTGCTGAATATATAACAAAGGCGTTTGTTGATGCCGGAGTTCCCGAAGGTGTTTTTCAGAATCTGGTTATAACTTCAGCAAGTATAGAATGGGTAATACGTCATGATGCTGTACGCGCAGTTTCCGTTACCGGTTCTGATTTTGCAGGTTCCAAAATTGCATCTATCGCCGGCTCAGAAATTAAGCCTTCCGTTATGGAGCTGGGTGGCTCTGACCCAAGTGTTGTATTAAGTGATGCCAACCTTGAAGAGGCAGCCGATACTATATGTTTAATGAGGCTGATTAATGCAGGTCAGTCATGTATTGCCGCTAAGAGGATTATTGTGGAAGAGCCTGTATATGATAAAATGATTGACCTTATGAAAGAGCGATTTGAGAAATATAAAGTGGGAGATCCGAGAAATGAATCCACAGATGTCGGACCCATTGCCAGAAAAGATTTAAGGGATGATCTGCACCGTCAGGTACAGGCTTCTGTAAAAGAAGGAGCCAGACTTGTTTTGGGAGGAGAAATTCCTGAAGGTAAAGGTTTCTATTATCCTGTTACAATGCTGGCCGATGTTAAGCCTGAAATGACGGCAAGCTGTGAGGAGACATTCGGACCGATTGCAGCTGTTATGAAAGCGAAAGATGCTGATGAAGCTTTAAAGCTGGCTAATGCCACGCAATACGGGCTGGCTGCCAGTATATGGACAGGTGCATCCAGAGGTGCAGAAATGGCATCTGAAATCGAGAGCGGTCAGGTTGCTGTAAACGGCATTGTAAAGACAGACCCGAGACTGCCCAGCGGCGGTGTTAAAAGATCGGGTTTCGGCAGAGAATTAGGTCCCCACGGAATCAAAATGTTTGTAAACACTCAGCAGGTATGGATAGGACCTAAAAAATAATAATTTTAGTCTGAAAAATATTGTTAGTTCTCCGGAGACCTCCTATTATGGAGGTCTTTTTTTTATATAAACTAATGTGACTTAAACAGATTGCAGATCTTTGAGAAATGTGTATTTTCATTTTTTGAAAGCCGAAAGCTATCGGTGAAACAGTGAGGTAGAGAGATAAAGGGTAGTAATTTGTTGTCCAAAATCGAGTTTTGAACATAAATTTGAACTACCACAGCGAGACCTTTGAATAAGTACCCCACCCAACCTCCCCTAATTTAGGGGAAGAGCTTTATCTCCACTCCTATCATAGAGTTAGAAGGGGATTAAGGGGTGGTAAAATTTATAAGAATACATTATTCAAAGGTTTTACAGCTCATATGATATCCAAAACCTCTCTTCCTATCTCCCTAACTCACCACCTCACGTATTACTCTTCACGGTATTTCTTGCTGGTTTCCTGAATTATTCAAATCTTTCATTCTCTCACATAAGAAAAGAATATTATGTCTAATAATATAAAAATATTTTAAAATATTGACAACTTAGTTTTCAGGTGTTATCAATAGTAAAAATGAATATTCGTTCACCAGGATGATAACGATGTATGAATTGAGATTTAAGTCTATCCCTGAAATGTTGAGAGAAAACGCGAAGGTCTATGATAAAAAGATTGCCATTACGTACAAAAAGGCAGGACAGTATATCAGTCTAAGCTATTCCCATTTTTATGAACGTGTCCTTATGTGCGCAAGAGGGCTGTTGAAGCTGGGAATCGGCAAAGGTGAGAAAGTGGCAATTTTGTCCGAAAATCGTGCGGGATGGGTTATAGCTGATTTGGGTATTCTGTCTGTGGGAGCCATTACCGTCCCTGTTTATGCAACCAATACAGCTGATCAGGCGGCATATGTTATTAATCACAGCGGAGCTAAAATAGTGTTTGTATCTAACAAAATACAATATGATAAGCTGCTCTCCGTCAGAGAAAAAATTCCCCATGTGGAAACGGTGATTTCTTTTGAGCGTTTTCTCGGTGACAAACTTTTGCCTGTTTATACGCTGTTTCAGCTTTCGGAAATATCGATGCCCATTACGGAAAAAGAAAAAGCTGAAATAGAATCCAGGATAGATGAAGTGGATAAGGACGACATACTTACCATAATATACACATCAGGCACCACCGGTACTCCCAAAGGGGTAATGCTTACACATGAAAATATTGTTTACGACTCCGAATATGGTATTAAAAAGGTTAAATCCCTGACTAATGAAGAAACTCTGCTGAGTTTTCTGCCTCTCAGTCATGCGCTTGAGCGTACAGTGGGGTATTATATAACATTGATGAACGGCTGTGAACTTGCTTTTGCCGAAAGCATAGAGAAAGTTCCCGAAAATATGACCGAGATTCGCCCCACAGTAATGATCAGCGTTCCGAGACTTTTTGAAAAGATATATTCCAGGATATTTGACAATATTCACCAAATGTCTGTGATAAAAAGCAAGCTTGTTCACCGGGCACTTGATGTGGGAAAAGAATATGTCAGAAGAAAATACATCACAAAGGATCTGCCCGAATCACTAAAGGTTAAATACAGGTTTTATGACAAACTTGTTTTCAGAAAAATAAGGCAGCGGTTCGGCGGGAGGATGAAATTTTTTGTTTCAGGCGGAGCACCGCTTGACAAGACTATTAATGAGTTTTTCTGGGTGATAGGGATTCCGATACTGGAAGGATACGGACTAACGGAAACAAGTCCGGCTATAAGCATTAACACCCTTGATGACGTTAAATTTGGCTCCGTTGGTACTGCTTTCGAGTATACGGAGTTTAAAGTGGCACAAGACGGTGAGTTAATGGTGAAAAGTCCCGCCGTGATGAAGGGATATTTTCGCGATGATGAAAAGACAAAAGAGATGTTTACCGAAGACGGCTGGTTAAAAACCGGCGATGTTGCTGAAATTGATGAGGACGGATTTATTTTTATAAAGGATAGAAAAAAAGAGATAATCGTTACCGCCGGGGGCAAAAATATTGCGCCGCAGCCCATAGAAAATGAAATGAAACTGGATAAATATATTTCCCAGGTTTATGTACACGGTGACAATAAGCCTTATCTGACTGCTTTAATTGTGCCCAACTTCGAAAGATTGTTCGAGTTTGCCCGTGAAAACAAACTGAAATTTTTTGATGTGGGAGATCTGGTTAAAAACGAGAAAGTGACCGAGCTTTTCAGAAGCAGGATAGAAGAGATTAATTCAAACCTTCCAAAATATGAGACTATTAAAAAGTTTAGTATTGTGCCGAGAGATTTTTCGATTGCAGGCGGCGAACTGACACCTACATTGAAACTTAAAAGGCGTATAATTTACGATAAATACAGAGAAATGATAGAAAGCATGTATCTGGAAAACGGCTACCAGCCCGAGGGATATAAAAATGAGAAAACGGAGGAGAAACAATGAGACAGATTAATAAAGCGGCCGTTCTGGGCTCCGGCGTGATGGGCTCTACAATAGCGGCTCATTTGGCAAATGCCGGTATTGAGGTGTTGGTACTGGATATTGTTCCGAAAGAGCTTACCGATGAGGAGAAAGCAAAAGGGTTGACGCTTAACGATCCAGAAGTTCGCAACCGAATTGCTAACAATAATATAGCCGGTCTTAAAAAGATGAAACCGGCACCGTTTTATCTGCCGGATAATATAAAACTTATAGAAACGGGTAACTTTGAGGACGACATACATAAAATATCCGAAGCTGACTGGATAATCGAGGTTGTTGTTGAGAACATGAAAATAAAGCACGATGTTTTGAAAAATAAAATTATCCCAAATTATAAAGATGGTGCAATTCTTTCCACAAATACCAGCGGTTTGTCGGTTAATGACATGGCGGAGGTTTTGCCGGAAGATATCAGGAAAAATTTTCTTGTCACCCATTTTTTTAACCCACCCAGGTATATGCGTCTTCTGGAGCTGGTTCCGTGTAAATATACGGATAAGAGTGTTGTGGATTTTATGGAAAAATTCATCAGCAAAAGACTGGGCAAGGGAATAGTCTTTGCAAAGGACACACCGAACTTTGTGGGCAACAGAATTGGTGTCTATCTTATTTTCAGTGCTATTAAACATTTGCAGGAAATGAATATGACCGTGGAGGAGGCGGATGCCGCAGCCGGCCAGGCTATAGGGCTTCCAAAAACTGCTGTTTTCAGGCTTGCCGATTTGGTGGGTGTCGACACCATCGGACATATCGGAAAGAACTCCTATGGGCTGTTAAAAAATGATGAGGAGCGTGAAATTTACAGATTGCCCGATTTTCTGGAAGGAATGATTGAAAAGGGGCTGCACGGTAATAAGACGAAAAAAGGGTTTTACAAAAAGGAGAAAATAGAAGGTAAAAGCGTAATTTATTATTACGATTATAATTCGGGAGAATATAAAGAGCCGGCAAAGCCGAAGTTTAATTCTGTTCAGACGGTAAAACAGCTGGATGACCCGAGAGAAAGGGTAAAAAGGATGGTTGCTTTTGACGATAAAGGCGCTGAATTTGCCTGGCGCGTTTTAAGAGACGGCCTGCTGTATGCTTTTAAACGTATACCGGAAATTGCTGATGATATTGTCAATGTGGATAATGCAATGAGATGGGGTTTTAACTGGGAGCTGGGTCCTTTTGAGATAATGGATGCTATCGGCGTAAAGAAATTTGTAAAGAAAGCAAAAAATGACGGTGTGGAAGTTCCGGACGAACTGGAACAAATAGAGTCTTTTTATAAACTGGAGAACGGTGTTAAATATTACTATGATTTAACATCCGGCGAATACAAAGAGGTTCCTGTAAAATATGATAAAATCGACTTTGAAATTCTGAAATCGAAAAATAGGGTTGTGGAATCAAACGCCGGCGCCTCAATTCTGGATATAGGAGACGGGGTGTTCTGCCTGGAATTTCATTCGAAAATGAATGCAATCAGCGGCGATATTATGAGTATGACGCCAAAAGCCATTGCCCGTGCAGAGAATGAAGGGGCGGGGCTGGTTATAGGTAATCAGGGTAAAGCTTTTTCTGCCGGAGCAAACCTTATGCTTCTGGCTGTTGCTGCAGCAGAGGGGGCATTTGACGATATCAATATGATGGTTAAGCAGTTTCAGAAGGCCACAATGTCTATAAAATACTCAAAGGTTCCTGTGGTGGCGGCACCTTTTAATCTTGCTCTAGGCGGCGGATGTGAATATTCGCTGCATTCGGATGCAAGGGTTGCCCATGCTGAGACTTATATGGGACTTGTGGAAGCCGGTGTGGGACTACTTCCTGCCGGAGGCGGTACTAAGGAGCTTGCTATTAAGGCAATTGATAAAGCGGCAAAATTTGAAACGGATGTTTCTCCGTTTATCTTTAAATATTTCAAACAGATAGGTATGGCTCAGCACTCAATGGGTGCGTGGGAGCTGTTTAATATGGATTATATGGGTGAAGGAGATGCCGTCTGTATGGATATAGACAGACTTATTTATGATGCGAAAACTAAGGTGCTTGATTTGGCCAGAAATTATGTGCCCGGCAGACCGAGGACTGGTTTGAAGGCTCCGGGAAGAAGTGTTGCAGCCAGTATAAAAGTTCAGCTTTGGAATATGATGCAGGGCGGCTTTATTACTGAGTATGAAAAATACATCGGTGAAATGATAGCTGATGTCATCACAGGCGGCGATGTGAATGCCGGAACACTTATTACTGAGGATTATCTGCTGGATCTTGAAAGGGAAAAATTTCTCAAGCTGTGTGGTCAGAAAAAGACACTGGAGCGAATCCAGCATATGCTGAAGAAAGGGAAACCGTTAAGAAATTAATATTTCGGAGGATATAATGAGAAGGGCATATATTTTAGGAGCTTACAGAACAGCCGGGTGCAAGGCTAAGAAAGGCGGTTTTAAGGATACCCGGCCGGATGATCTGGCGGCTGCTGTCATTAAAGGACTTATGGAAAAAACAGGTGTTTCAAAGGAGAATGTGGAAGATGTGATAATGGGTTGTGCATTTCCCGAGGCCGAACAGGGGCTTAATGTTGCAAGAATTGCACTTTTGAAGGCCGGTCTGGGATATGAAGTCCCCGGTCAGACGGTGAACAGATACTGCTCATCAGGTCTGCAGACCATCTCCATAGCTGCAGAAAGGATTATGTCCGGATTTGCAGACTGTATTATAGCCGGTGGAGTTGAGTCAATGACAATGATTCCTTTCGGCGGTACAAAGTTTTCCGCCAATCCGGGACTGGTGAGTGAATGGCCTGAAGTATATTCGGCCATGGGGATAACGGCTGAGTTTGTTGCCGATAAGTATGGAATAAGCAGGGAAAAACAGGATGAATTTGCCTGCATGAGCCATGAAAAGGCTGCCAAAGCTGCAAATGAAGGCAGATTTGCCGATGAGATTATCCCCGTGGATGTGGAAAAAACAGAGCTTGTGAACGGCAAAGCTAAAAAAGAGAAATTCACTGTTGATGCGGATGACGGCATAAGAGCCGATACCACTGTAGAGGGGCTTGCCAAGCTTAAGCCGGTCTTCAAAGCGGACGGTACAGTGACGGCAGGGAATGCCTCGCAGGTGACTGACGGAGCAGCAGCAGCAGTTGTGGTTTCAGAAGATTTTCTGAAAAAACTCGGCAAAGATCCGATAGCTTCATTTCTGGGATTTTCAGTCAAGGGTGTACCGCCTGAAATTATGGGTATCGGCCCTGTTAAGGCGATTCCCGATGTATTGGAAAAAACCGGTCTGAAACAAAACGATATAAGATTGATCGAGCTGAATGAGGCTTTTGCAGCACAGTCACTCGCTGTAATTAACGAGCTGGGGCTGGATGAATCCATGCTGAATGTGAACGGAGGAGCAATAGCTCTGGGGCATCCTTTGGGATGTACGGGAGCAAAGCTGACAGCCACTCTTCTGCATGAAATGATAAGGCGTAAGGAGAAATACGGCATGGTTACTATGTGTATAGGTGAAGGAATGGGCGCTGCCGGTATTTTTGAGAATATGAAAATTTAGTGCTAAGTGCTAAGTGGTAAGTGAGGAGATAGTGAAATAGTGAGGTAGGGCAGTAGTATTATGGGTATTATGGGCAGTATGGGTGGGATAGGTGATTGGTTGCGGATTTACTCGAAATTAATAAAGAACAATAATTTTGGAATTAATGAAAAACGTTAAGCAGAGGTGGAGAATGAGTGAAAAATTACTGAAGGGCGGAGAATATTTGATTAAAAAAACAGATGCGGATGATGTTTTTACTCCGGAAGATTTTAACGATGAACAGAAGCAGATTGCCGAAACCACCGAGCAGTTTGTAATGAACGAGATCGTTCCGCATATTGAGGAAATAGACAATCAAAACTTTGATATTGTAATTGAGGGGATGAAAAAATGCGGAGAACTGGGACTTCTTATGATAGATGCTCCGGAGGAGTACGGCGGGCTTGAGCTTGATAAGGCTACAAGTATGCTGGTGGCTGAGAAACTGGCACCGGGAGGCTCTTTTCTTGTGGCGTATGCAGCCCATACGGGTATCGGTATGCTGCCGCTAATATATTACGGGACAAAGGAGCAGAAAGAGAAATATCTGGAAAAACTGATGACAGGTGAAATGCTTGCTGCATACTGTCTTACTGAGCCAGGTTCGGGAAGTGATGCTTTGGGTGCCAAAGCAAGTTCTGTATTATCTGATGACGGCAAGTATTATCTGCTAAACGGAACCAAACAGTGGATTACTAATGCAGGATTTGCCGATCTTTTCACCGTATTTGCAAAGGTGGACAAGGAGCATTTTACAGCTTTTCTCGTGGAAAGGGATTTTGAAGGTATCTCCTTTGGTGCCGAAGAGAAAAAGATGGGGATAAAAGGCTCATCCACCCGTCAGGTTAATTTTGATAACGCTAAAGTGCCGGTGGAAAATGTTTTGGGAGAAATAGGCAAAGGGCATAAAATTGCATTTAATGTGCTGAATGTGGGACGTTTTAAGCTGGCTGCGGCTACAACAGGCGCATGTAAGGATGCTTTGGGCGAAGCCGTTAGATATGCCAATGAAAGAAAACAGTTCGGTACGGAAATCAGCAATTTTGGGGCTATAAAAGAAAAACTTGCCAGAATGACTGCCGAAACGTTTGCTTCCGAATCGCTGGTTTACAGGCTTGCGGGACTGTTAGATGACAGGCTTGCCCATATTGATAAAGATGTGGAAAATTATTACGAGGAATATCAGAAGGCAATTGAAGAATATGCCGTTGAATGCGGGATTTCAAAAGTTTTCTGCAGTGAAGTTCTGGCTTATGTTGTGGATGAAACCGTTCAGATTTTCGGCGGTTACGGTTATTCTCAGGAATATCCGGCAGAAAGGTTTTATCGGGATGAAAGGATAAACAGGATTTTTGAAGGGACAAACGAAATCAACAGACTGCTTACACCCGGTATTCTTCTTAAAAAAACTATGAAAGGTGAACTTCCTTTACAAAAAGAAGCAATGAAAGCCATGGAATCGCTTATGACGCCATCTTTTGATGAGCCGGAAGAAGGTTTGTTTGCAAAAGAGCTCAAAATTTTGGAAGATCTGAAAACGGTATTTTTGGTAACTGCAGGAGCAGCTGTACAGAAACATATGGAAAAGATGAAAAATGAGCAGGAGATTCTCATGGCGCTGGCTGATGTGGCAATAGGAATATTTGCCATTGAAAGTACAGTACTCAGGGCGCTTAAAATTTATGATAAATCCAATGAAAAGAAGAAAAAACTCCTTGAAGCGGCAGTGAATGTTTTTCTTTTTAACGAAGTTGAGGACATTACAAGGGCGGCTAAGAAAGCTGCATATTTTGTTGAAGAGGGAGACAATCTTACAATGTTATTAAGCGGTATCAGGAGGTTTACAAAATACGATGCTGCCGGACTTCTGGAAAACCAGAGACTTCTTGCAGATGCAGTTATAGATGCGGAAAAATATATTTTTTAAAAAACGGGGGAATTCCCCCGTTTTTGGTTTAGTCGAATAGATATTCCTCCAGTCCACCGGGTACTTTAACGGGTTTCCCTGAATTTTTGTCAAGACAAACCATTGTTGTTGATGCAGTGGCAAACGTTACAGATTTGCCGTTGTTGATTTCATATTCTATTACAAAACTGGTTTTTCCTTTGGAAGTAATACCGAATTCCACGAAGACGCGATCTTTCAAAGTTATAGGTTTTAGATAGCTGCATTCGGCTTTTACTACGATCAGTAGAATTCCCTTTTCCATCAAGTTATTAAATGTGCTTAAAAAGGTATTTGTTCTGGCCGTTTCAAGATAAGTGAAAAAAGTGGCATTGTTTACATGACCGTAGGCATCCAAATCTGCAAACCGAACCTTTATTTCTTCCTTGAATCTGTATTTCATATAAACTCCTTATGCAGATTATCCGCCAAGCATATCACTTTTGAGACTGCCGTCAGCCGGTTCTTTTCCCAGGTAGATTTTATAAACAGCTTTTCCGATACTCCCGCCATTTATGGTATTTAAAGTTTTTTCTTTGTAGAAAACAGTTACGGTATCTTCATTTTTAATGAAAAGGGTTATAATATCTCCCTCAACTACATTGAAATTAAAAGTACTTATAAAATTATTAACATAATCAGTGTTTAATAGTTCCGGCGAATTTTTCTCAATTCCTTCCCTGAAAGCACCCTTGATTTTTTCTGCCTCCACTTCACTGTATACAAATTCCATTTTAATTGCACCGGGATACCCGCTTTTGAAAATAACCTCTTCGTCTTTAATACTCTGAGTGTCAGACAATATTTTATCTGTGAGGTACAGTGAGCCTCTGTATACCTTTATAAAAAATTTTGAACGGTAACCCGAACCGTTGAGAAGTAGTGTGTTGTTGTCAAGGACAATAGTTTTGGCAGGTTCAGCTTTTGCGAAAGCAGAAAATAAAACGATTGATAAAATTATAACCGGGAGAAGCATGATTTTTCTCATAACGGACTCCTTGTGAATTAAAATTCTTATATTTGAAAACAACGTTTTATATACCACATTTCAGAGATTTTGTCCAGAATAATATGTTCTGTGTGAGATAGTGAAGCGGCGAAGGAGGGAAAGAGTGAGGTGAAGAGGGAGTAAGACAGGAAAGTGGTTGCAAAAGTTGAGGTTAAGGACATTGGCCAGGTTGAGATTGTTGATAAAGTTGAGTGTGCGTATTATACCTCAACAACACATAACTTACTACGTATTACTTTTAACGGTTTTTTGTATGTGAATAATTATTCAATTAAAATGATATAGTGTTATAATAAATATTGACAAAGAAAGTATGATTGCTATATAGTATAATTAATAGTCCGTATTAACATTAAATAAAGGGGGAATTATGAGCGAGTATCTTAAAACAGAAAAGAAAAACAATATCCTTTACATAACCATCGACAGGCAAAAGCAGCTTAATGCAATCAACCGCAGCATTATGGATGAGTTGACGGAAATTGTGGGCGGTGTGAAAGATTCAGATGTAAAGGCCGTGGTTTTGACGGGCGCCGGCGAAAAGGCTTTTGTAGCAGGCGGTGATATTAATGAGATGAAGGATAAATGTGCGTCAGAGGCAAAAGAATTTGCTGAAAACAGTCATAAGCTGATACGGGCTTTCAGAGAGTGCCCTTTGCCTGTAATAGCAGCTGTAAACGGCTATGCTCTTGGCGGAGGGTTTGAGATTGCTCTTGCCTGTGATTTCATTTACGCATCGAAAAATGCCTTGTTCGGCTTTCCGGAGGTTAAACTGGGGATAATCCCCGGTTTCGGCGGCACCCAGCTGCTTTCAAGAGTAGCAGGCCCTAATGTGGCAAAGGAACTGATTTTCAGCGGCAGGTTTATAAAAGCCGAAGAAGCGGCTGCACTGGGGATCGTTAATAAGGTAACCGAGCCGGAGGAACTTATTGCGGAAACGGAAAAATATATCAAGGAAGTAGCCGGACGGGGACCGATGGCAGTAGGTCTTGCAAAGCAGACTATAGATAAGGGCTTTAATCTGAGTCTTGAGGAAGCTTTAACAATTGAAGCATCGGCATTTTCTATACTTTTTTCCACAAAAGATCAGAAAGAGGGGATGAAGGCTTTTTTTGAAAAGAGAGAACCAGAATTTAAAGGGGAGTAGGTGAATATTATGGATTTTAATCTGAGTGAAGATCATAAAATATTAAAAGACTCGGTGGCGGATTTCGTAAAAAAAGAGCTGGCGCCGGCAGCGGCTGAAATAGATTCAATGCATGAAATTCCCGGGAGCATTGTTAAACAGATTTCCGAGCTGGGATTTCTGGGTTCGTATATTCCGGAAGATTACGGCGGAGCTGGTCTGGATTATATGTCGTACATACTTCTCATTGAAGAAATTTCCAAAGCCTGTGCGTCCACCGGTGTTCTGATTTCAGCGCATACTTCTCTGTGCTGTGACCCCGTTTTACAGTTCGGCAGCGAAGAGCAGAAAAAGAAATATCTTCCCGTTTTGTGCTCAGGTGAAAAAATAGGCTGTATTATGCTGACGGAGCCGGAAGCCGGCAGTGATGTTGCGAATATTTCCACTAAATATGAAGACGCAGGGGAACACTTCGTTGTAAACGGAAATAAGATTTTCATCACAAACGGCGGCTTCAGAGGTTACGGCATTCTTTTTGCCACAATGGATAAGCAATTAAAACACAAAGGCTTATCGGCCTTTATTCTGGATCTGAAAACAGATGGTGTTGAGATTCTGCGTAATGAAGAAAAGATGGGTATCAAGGGCAGCTATACAACGGCTGTAAATCTGAATAATGTAAAAATACCGAAAGAAAATCTTCTCGGCAGCGAAGGTGACGGTTTTAAAATTGCAATGGAAACGTTGAACGGCGGGAGAATAGGTATAGCCGCCCAGGCGCTGGGAATAGCTGAAGGGGCATTTGAAAAGGCAAAAAATTACGCAATGGAAAGAAAGCAGTTCGGCAAACCTATAGGCTCTTTTCAGGCGATACAGTTCAAACTGGCTGACATGATAACAAGAATAGAGGCTGCAAAGCTTATCACTTATAAAGCAGCCTGGCTTAAGGATATGAAAAAAACAAATGCTATAGAATCGGCGATGTCAAAACTGTATGCTTCCGAAGCTGCAAGCTATGTTGCGGCTGAGGCGGTGCAGATACACGGCGGTTACGGTTATATAACGGAATATGAAGTGGAAAGGATGATGAGGGATGCAAAAATTACGGAGATTTATGAAGGAACAAATGAGGTGCAGCGTATCACAATAGCCAAAATGCTGATGAAATAGCGGGAAAGCCGGAGGGGTTAATGGAATTTACAAGAGAGATATACTGGAATGTCGGGCACGGTGTTCTTATTCCGATGTATTTGCTTGCATTTATTGCTTTAGGCATAATGGTCTTCGGTTTTTATAAAAGATATCTTGTTTACAAGATGGGCGGTTCTGAAAATCGTCTGGATTTACTTTTTGATAGAATTTTTTATATGCTCAGAAATGTTTTCAGCCAACAGAAGGTCATAAGAGAGAAAATTCCGGGTATCTTTCACGGTATCTTTTTCTGGGGTTTTTTGTTACTTTTTATCGGTACCCTTTTGGTTTTGATTCAGGCTGATTTTACCAATCCGCTGTTCGGCATTAAATTTTTAACGGGTATTTTTTATCTCGTTTTCTCCCTTGTGCTTGATCTAGCAGGGTTGGCTGCAATTGTAATGTTGTCGGCTCTTTTGATAAGACGGTTTTTCATAAAACCGAAAGGGCTGGAAACTATCAGAGACGATTATATTATTCACGGGATTCTGCTTGTTATATTAATTACGGGTTATGTTATTGAAGGGCTGCGAATGTCTGTTACCGAGCTGGGAAGCGGCAGTATCCTGCCTTATTTTTCTCCGGTGGGTTTGTTTGTTGCCAATATTTTTG
The nucleotide sequence above comes from Flexistipes sp.. Encoded proteins:
- a CDS encoding thiolase family protein; its protein translation is MRRAYILGAYRTAGCKAKKGGFKDTRPDDLAAAVIKGLMEKTGVSKENVEDVIMGCAFPEAEQGLNVARIALLKAGLGYEVPGQTVNRYCSSGLQTISIAAERIMSGFADCIIAGGVESMTMIPFGGTKFSANPGLVSEWPEVYSAMGITAEFVADKYGISREKQDEFACMSHEKAAKAANEGRFADEIIPVDVEKTELVNGKAKKEKFTVDADDGIRADTTVEGLAKLKPVFKADGTVTAGNASQVTDGAAAAVVVSEDFLKKLGKDPIASFLGFSVKGVPPEIMGIGPVKAIPDVLEKTGLKQNDIRLIELNEAFAAQSLAVINELGLDESMLNVNGGAIALGHPLGCTGAKLTATLLHEMIRRKEKYGMVTMCIGEGMGAAGIFENMKI
- a CDS encoding acyl-CoA dehydrogenase family protein translates to MSEKLLKGGEYLIKKTDADDVFTPEDFNDEQKQIAETTEQFVMNEIVPHIEEIDNQNFDIVIEGMKKCGELGLLMIDAPEEYGGLELDKATSMLVAEKLAPGGSFLVAYAAHTGIGMLPLIYYGTKEQKEKYLEKLMTGEMLAAYCLTEPGSGSDALGAKASSVLSDDGKYYLLNGTKQWITNAGFADLFTVFAKVDKEHFTAFLVERDFEGISFGAEEKKMGIKGSSTRQVNFDNAKVPVENVLGEIGKGHKIAFNVLNVGRFKLAAATTGACKDALGEAVRYANERKQFGTEISNFGAIKEKLARMTAETFASESLVYRLAGLLDDRLAHIDKDVENYYEEYQKAIEEYAVECGISKVFCSEVLAYVVDETVQIFGGYGYSQEYPAERFYRDERINRIFEGTNEINRLLTPGILLKKTMKGELPLQKEAMKAMESLMTPSFDEPEEGLFAKELKILEDLKTVFLVTAGAAVQKHMEKMKNEQEILMALADVAIGIFAIESTVLRALKIYDKSNEKKKKLLEAAVNVFLFNEVEDITRAAKKAAYFVEEGDNLTMLLSGIRRFTKYDAAGLLENQRLLADAVIDAEKYIF
- a CDS encoding chalcone isomerase family protein; amino-acid sequence: MRKIMLLPVIILSIVLFSAFAKAEPAKTIVLDNNTLLLNGSGYRSKFFIKVYRGSLYLTDKILSDTQSIKDEEVIFKSGYPGAIKMEFVYSEVEAEKIKGAFREGIEKNSPELLNTDYVNNFISTFNFNVVEGDIITLFIKNEDTVTVFYKEKTLNTINGGSIGKAVYKIYLGKEPADGSLKSDMLGG
- a CDS encoding enoyl-CoA hydratase/isomerase family protein, whose amino-acid sequence is MSEYLKTEKKNNILYITIDRQKQLNAINRSIMDELTEIVGGVKDSDVKAVVLTGAGEKAFVAGGDINEMKDKCASEAKEFAENSHKLIRAFRECPLPVIAAVNGYALGGGFEIALACDFIYASKNALFGFPEVKLGIIPGFGGTQLLSRVAGPNVAKELIFSGRFIKAEEAAALGIVNKVTEPEELIAETEKYIKEVAGRGPMAVGLAKQTIDKGFNLSLEEALTIEASAFSILFSTKDQKEGMKAFFEKREPEFKGE
- a CDS encoding acyl-CoA thioesterase, whose translation is MKYRFKEEIKVRFADLDAYGHVNNATFFTYLETARTNTFLSTFNNLMEKGILLIVVKAECSYLKPITLKDRVFVEFGITSKGKTSFVIEYEINNGKSVTFATASTTMVCLDKNSGKPVKVPGGLEEYLFD
- a CDS encoding acyl-CoA dehydrogenase family protein produces the protein MDFNLSEDHKILKDSVADFVKKELAPAAAEIDSMHEIPGSIVKQISELGFLGSYIPEDYGGAGLDYMSYILLIEEISKACASTGVLISAHTSLCCDPVLQFGSEEQKKKYLPVLCSGEKIGCIMLTEPEAGSDVANISTKYEDAGEHFVVNGNKIFITNGGFRGYGILFATMDKQLKHKGLSAFILDLKTDGVEILRNEEKMGIKGSYTTAVNLNNVKIPKENLLGSEGDGFKIAMETLNGGRIGIAAQALGIAEGAFEKAKNYAMERKQFGKPIGSFQAIQFKLADMITRIEAAKLITYKAAWLKDMKKTNAIESAMSKLYASEAASYVAAEAVQIHGGYGYITEYEVERMMRDAKITEIYEGTNEVQRITIAKMLMK